The DNA window TGAAAAAGAGTTAAAAGCTTTCACATTAAAATATCAGCATTTTGGGCTGAATTTCTTAGACGCTTATTAACCTGGCAATAAAAGATCTGGCATTCCCGCGTAGGATGCTGTTAGCGCCAGCGTAACGCATCGAAACAACCGTGGATGGTGCGTTACGGCGCTGCCTAACACACCCTACGCAATCACCTTGTCACTTCTAAATCTGTATGAACAAAGGTTGCCGGGTTAATATCATGTGCGATCGCTCCTTTCAGTCATAATCAACGATACTTCCAATGGATACAAAATTCTAGGGCGTGTTTGCAAATTGGCAATTGTTAAAATGGAGGAGTGAGAGATTTAACAGAAAGACAGTGGCCACAGCTTCAATCCATCCTCCCGTCACAGAAACCAGAAGTCGAACGCCCAAACGAAGATCATCGTCGGATTATCAATGGCATTTTATGGGTCAATCGCACAGGGGCGACTTGGCGTGATGTACCTGAACGCTACGGGCCCTGGTCAACCGTTGCCAGTCGGTTTTACCGCTGGCGCAAAGCAGGAATTTGGCACCAGATTCTGGAACGTTTGCAGCAGCAGGCAGATGTGGCAGGATCATTGGATTGGGAAATGCATTAGGTCGATGGCAGCGTGATTCGCGCTCATCAACATGCCGCAGGCGCACGGGGGAGTGCAGCTGAAACTGAAGCCTTGGGACGCTCCCAAGGTGGTTTCAGTACCAAAATTGACTTGCGGGTGGAGGGAAACGGCAAGCCAATGACCTTTCGCTTAACCCCAGGCGAACGGCATGAAGCAACTCAATTTGAACCCTTGATGGAACAAGGAACTGTTAAGCGAGTTGGGTTTGGGCGTCCGAAGATTCGTCCCAAACGGGTGGTGGGCGATAAAGCCTACAGCAGGCGATTCGGCTGCGCCAGCAAGGGAAGCGATTTGTGGCTATAGCCACAAAAGTAGGACTGCTGCTCAACTTTGGGCGCAAGCGCCTCGAATACAAACGCATTCTGCGCCCTAAAGCCGCTGAAAATTAGGAAACAGCGATCGCCAAATACCTGTGGAAGCCCTCCAGTTCAGAGCCTTAACCCACCCCCTCTTCTTGTTTATTACATCTATATTTTCCCTTTAACGGGCTTAAAACCAGACAACAAACCATTGTGTTGCCAGTCAAAGCCATTACCCATCCGTTTCATCCGTTACCCCATCTGTTGCCTCTTTCAAACCCTCTTCCCCGCAAGGGGACGGAAACTTTTGCATTCCTGCTTGTTCGTCTGAACCAACGCTAACGTTCATTACCTCATCACCCCGCAAGGGGACGAAACATTGCCCAGACCTCGGAGGTGTTGAAAACCTCCGAGGTCTAAACTTTCAAGCCCGCTTTCCCTTGTGGGAAAAAACCATCGAGCGTTTCAACAAAAAAGCCCAAAATTGCTTCAACTTGCGCTTTCTGTAGGGTTGATGGACGTTTCTTCTGTTCTCGTTCCTAACCAGTCCATACGATCGCCCCCATTCCCCATGCTTGCCTCGAGATCGGAGAACGAACGGGAGATACAGCACACGAGGGCGCGTTAACGTGAAAAGCTGAGTGCTCAGAATAGTGCCCCCAGATCCCCGGTTTCTGGTTGAATTTGGCTCAATCCAGTGGATTACTTTGCCAAAAACTGGAGATCTGGGCACAGTCGCATGCACCTAACACTTGACACCTGGTATATTCAGCTTTTCTACAACAGATAAGGGGTTCATTAGGCGGTATCTTTACAACAGCAGGTTATCAGGCAACCTGTAGAAAAATGTTGGGGGTGCGATCGCCCGTTCATCGAAATCGTTTCAGTGTGAGGAGCATAAATCGTGGGAAATTGTTTGATCAGTAAGAGTAGGATGGCAAAAGCTGTGGCTCTAGCAGGCTGTTTAATCACCGCTACCGCAGGTTTAGTACCCGCCGTGGGGCAGACGATCGACCATCCAACCGGGGACACAGGGGACGAGGCAACCCCTCCCAGCGCCAGCGCCCTGGATCAGGTCACATCCGTTTCCCAACTATCAGACGTAAAGCCAACCGATTGGGCGTTCCAGGCTTTACAATCCCTGGTTGAGCGCTACGGTTGTATTGTCGGCTATCCAGACAAAACCTACCGGGGCAACCGGGCATTAAGCCGTTACGAATTTGCCGCAGGGGTGAATGCCTGCCTCGATCGGATCAGTGAACTGCTGGCGGCTGGAACCGCTGACCTGGTGAAAAAAGAAGACCTGGTTGCCCTGCAAAAAATGCAGGAAGAGTTTGCCGCAGAACTGGCAGCACTGCGCGGTCGGGTCGATACCTTAGCAGTTCGGACGGCAACCCTGGAGAGCCAACAGTTTTCGACCACAACCAAGCTGAATGTGCTGAGTTCGTTTAACCTCAGCCACAACTTTGCCAGTGGAGACGTGAAGGCAGAGGGCATTCCCATTCCCAACGCGTTTCCAGCCGCAAGACTGGCACTGCGGGCACCCAACCCGGCAACGGGCAGACTGGAACCGATCGTCACCACCACCCGCCGCGATCCGTCCACCACCTTCAGCAACTCCACCTATTTGATTTTTACCTCTTCCTTTAGCGGACGGGATGCGCTGACCACCATTTTGGCAGCGGGCAATGGCAACCCGCCTGCCAGCGTTTACAGTTCAGCTGGTTTTTCCAGCACCTTTAACGTCCCCTATGCCGACTCGAATCCGGTCAACCCCCTGGCACCCAGCAGCGTCGGCTTGTTTGAGTTGAAATATAGCTTTCCGATCGGCGACGCGGTGAACGTGCTGGTGGGTCCCCGTATCCTGGCATTCCGCCATTTTGATGTAAATCCTTATACCAATGTGGTCAGTGGAGCCAGCGGGCTTAATTCCTATCAAAGCACCCTGGCGAATAGTGGGTTGTCAGGAGCAGGCGCGATCGTCAGTTGGAATATCAGCCCCCAGCTGGTGTTTCAGGCGGCTTACCTGAACCGGAATGATGCCTCGCTGCAATACTTTGGCGGAGATGGGGCAGCAAATCCGCTGCGGGGCATCTTTAAAGGTTCCTATTCTGTCCTGGCAGAACTGGCCTATTCCCCCACTTCCCCAGGTCACCCTGCGCTTTTTGTACACCCGCGCCCACATCCAGGCTCCCCCCGCATCGCCCCCGTTCCAGCCCAGCTTCCCGTTTTTCCTGACCAATTCCCTCCGGGGTGTGGTGGATGATGGGTTCGGTGGCAGCCTGAATGATATCGACTCCGATAACTTTG is part of the Kovacikia minuta CCNUW1 genome and encodes:
- a CDS encoding iron uptake porin produces the protein MAKAVALAGCLITATAGLVPAVGQTIDHPTGDTGDEATPPSASALDQVTSVSQLSDVKPTDWAFQALQSLVERYGCIVGYPDKTYRGNRALSRYEFAAGVNACLDRISELLAAGTADLVKKEDLVALQKMQEEFAAELAALRGRVDTLAVRTATLESQQFSTTTKLNVLSSFNLSHNFASGDVKAEGIPIPNAFPAARLALRAPNPATGRLEPIVTTTRRDPSTTFSNSTYLIFTSSFSGRDALTTILAAGNGNPPASVYSSAGFSSTFNVPYADSNPVNPLAPSSVGLFELKYSFPIGDAVNVLVGPRILAFRHFDVNPYTNVVSGASGLNSYQSTLANSGLSGAGAIVSWNISPQLVFQAAYLNRNDASLQYFGGDGAANPLRGIFKGSYSVLAELAYSPTSPGHPALFVHPRPHPGSPRIAPVPAQLPVFPDQFPPGCGG
- a CDS encoding IS5 family transposase — protein: MRDLTERQWPQLQSILPSQKPEVERPNEDHRRIINGILWVNRTGATWRDVPERYGPWSTVASRFYRWRKAGIWHQILERLQQQADVAGSLDWEMH